In the genome of Prosthecobacter dejongeii, the window AAATCGCTGAACCGACGATGATGAAACAAGCCACTGCGCCGCGTCCCCAAGCTGGCCAGTGGGAAAATTCCTCTGCCATCATGACCAAAAGTACACCCGTCAGCACGCACAGCACCCCTAAGATCCCAGCGATCATGCCTGGGATAAAGGTCTCCAAGATCATGAGGAGAACCCCAAGGATCACGATGATAGCAACAGTGGTGATCATGTGTGATAAGATCATGGCGGTTATCCCGCGCACCGTCAAGACGGAGTCCCGGTAGGATTACTCCCAGAGAATCAGACTACGGGCTACTTCTCCACGTTCGAGGGATTCATAAGCTTCATTGATCTGTTCGAGCGGATAGGTACGTGTTAGCAACTCATCCAGCAGCAAATGCCCTTGACGATGCATTGCGATCAAATGGATGAGATCAATCCGGGGTCTTGCGCTGCCATAGAGAGTACCCTTGAGGGTCTTTTCTGCGTAAACGAGTTGGTTCACATTGATCGCCGCTCGTGCATCGGCCCGGCAGATCCCTGAGACCACACAGGTTCCTCCTTTGCGCACGCTGTCGTAAGCCTGCTCGATTGGTTGAGGCAGACCCACGGCCTCAAAGGCATAATCCACACCGCGTCCTTTCGTCAGATCCCTTACCGCCTGGACAGGATCGCCCTGGCTGGCATCTACAAAGTGGGTGGCACCCATCTGCCGTGCCCAGGTTTCTTTATTCGCTTTTGTATCCACCGCAATGATCTGACTGGCGCTAACCAACTTTGCTCCTTGAATAATGTTCAGCCCGATGCCCCCGCACCCATAGACGGCGACGGTGGTCCCGGGCATCACCCTGGCAGCATAAGTCACGGCTCCCACCCCAGTGATCACCCCGCAGCCGATAAGGGCGGCTTTCCATAAAGGGAAATCTGCATCGATCTTCACCACCGCAGCCTCTGGCATCGTGGATAAACTGCTAAACGTGGAGACCCCGGCATAGTGGCGGATACTGTCCCCTAGACCGTTCCTGAAACGCGTCTGTCCATCAGGCATGGTGCCTGTGAATCGCATGGCGGTACCCATATCACACAGGGCGGGTCTGCCATTCAGACAGTATTCACAGCGGCCACAAGATGCACGCCAGATGGGGATGACGTGATCTCCCGGCTGCACGCTTGTGACACCGGCCCCTACTTCTTCGACAATACCTGCCCCCTCATGACCGAGGATGATCGGGCAGGTCATCGGTAAATCACCTTTGATCACATGCAGGTCGCTGTGGCAGACCCCGGCGGCCTTCATTCTCACGGTGACTTCTCCCGCCTGTGGCGGCAGCACAGTGACCTCTTCGATCACCATCGGTTTTCCTGATTCGTAAAGAACGGCAGCGAGAGCGGTGCGCATGGTATTTCCATGACGATACGACCATTCCTCCTAAAAATTCCAGCCTGAAGTCCCATGAAAGCAAATCTTCCAGCCAACGTTCCAAAACACATGCGCCTGCCACTCTTTGTTTCGCTGTGGATCTCCCTGTCTGCCTGTCTCACAGCAGCGGAGCCCATCACTCATATCTATAAAGAGGTGGAAGGGCGAAAGCTGAAGCTGACCGCCGTCAATCCCCCCGATTGGAAAGCGGTAGATAAACGCCCGGCCATGGTCTTTTTCCATGGTGGTGGTTGGGTCGGAGGCGGCCCCACGCAGTTCAGCCAGCACAGTGATTATCTCGCCACTCGCGGTCTGGTGTGTATCCAGGTCGAGTACCGTTTACTCAAAGGCACAGCACAGGACACACCTCCTCTAGTCTGCGTGCAAGATGCTAAATCTGCGATGCGCTGGGTGCGAGCTCATGCGACTGAACTGGGCATTGACCCTCAGCGTATCGGCGCGGGTGGAGGCTCCGCAGGCGGGCATCTTGCCGCTTTTGTCGGCATGGTGGAAGGCCTGGACGATCCCCAAGATGACCTTTCCATTTCACCCAAGGCAAATGCGTTGGTTCTTTTCAATCCAGTCTTTGATAATGGTCCAGACCAAGGCTGGGGAACGGCACGTGTCAGAGATCGTTACAAGGAGTTTTCACCAGCGCACAACATTACCTCGGATGATCCTCCCGCCATTGTCTTTCTCGGCACACAGGATAAGCTAATCCCAGTCACCGTGGTGGAGCGGTTTAAAACCAACCTGCAAAAAGCTGGAGTGAAATGTGAAGCCCGGT includes:
- a CDS encoding zinc-binding dehydrogenase, with protein sequence MRTALAAVLYESGKPMVIEEVTVLPPQAGEVTVRMKAAGVCHSDLHVIKGDLPMTCPIILGHEGAGIVEEVGAGVTSVQPGDHVIPIWRASCGRCEYCLNGRPALCDMGTAMRFTGTMPDGQTRFRNGLGDSIRHYAGVSTFSSLSTMPEAAVVKIDADFPLWKAALIGCGVITGVGAVTYAARVMPGTTVAVYGCGGIGLNIIQGAKLVSASQIIAVDTKANKETWARQMGATHFVDASQGDPVQAVRDLTKGRGVDYAFEAVGLPQPIEQAYDSVRKGGTCVVSGICRADARAAINVNQLVYAEKTLKGTLYGSARPRIDLIHLIAMHRQGHLLLDELLTRTYPLEQINEAYESLERGEVARSLILWE
- a CDS encoding alpha/beta hydrolase, translated to MKANLPANVPKHMRLPLFVSLWISLSACLTAAEPITHIYKEVEGRKLKLTAVNPPDWKAVDKRPAMVFFHGGGWVGGGPTQFSQHSDYLATRGLVCIQVEYRLLKGTAQDTPPLVCVQDAKSAMRWVRAHATELGIDPQRIGAGGGSAGGHLAAFVGMVEGLDDPQDDLSISPKANALVLFNPVFDNGPDQGWGTARVRDRYKEFSPAHNITSDDPPAIVFLGTQDKLIPVTVVERFKTNLQKAGVKCEARFYEGQGHGFFNAGKGNNKYYHETLLATDRFLVSLGWIKGEPTLVLPQ